ACCCTGTTGTGGCAGCCTCTGCAACGTGACGGCGGTGCGCGACTGAACAAGCGTTACACGCTCTATACGCTGACCAACGACCTGGACGGCGATCTGTTTGACAAGAACCTGGGCAAGATCACGCAGTAAGGCAACCTGGATTCGCCGATACGATCGGCTCCCACCCCTTCGGTAGGCGATGTTTCCAGGACATGCCTACCGAAGGATCGTATCGGCGATCAGCGCTGCAGCGAGCGACCCCGCCCGATGCCGTAGTAGGCGATCCCGGCGTCCTCGACGACCTGCGGATCGTAGAGATTGCGGCCATCGAAGATGGCGGGCTCCTTCAATGCCGCCTTGATGCGGGCGAAGTCCGGGCTGCGAAACGCCTTCCATTCCGTCGCCAGGGCCAGTACGTCGGCCCCAGCCAGCGCGTCATAAGGCGAATCGCACAGCACCAGGTCCGCCCGCTGTCCATAGATGCGCGACGTCTCCGCACGCGCCTCCGGATCGTAAGCGCGAACGCGCACGCCGGCGTCCCACAACGACTCCATCAGCCGCCGACTCGGCGCCTCGCGCATGTCGTCCGTGTTCGGCTTGAACGCCAGCCCCCACAGGGCCACCGTGCGGCCCTGGAGCTTTCCGTCGAAATGCCGGTGGATCTGCTCGAACAGGCGCGTCTTCTGCGAATGGTTGACGGCCTCGACCATGGAGAGCAGCCGAGCATCGTAGTCATGCGAGCGCGCGATACGCTCCAATGCCTGGACGTCCTTGGGGAAACACGATCCGCCGTACCCGACGCCCGGGTAGATGAAGTGGTACCCGATACGGGGATCGGCACCGATACCCTGGCGTACGAGTTCCACGTCGGCGCCCACGCGCTCGGCGATGTTGGCGATCTCGTTCATGAAGCTGATCTTCGTCGCCAGCATGGCGTTGGCGGCGTACTTGGTCAGTTCGGCCGATCGCTCGTCCATCACCACCATGCGGTCGTGATTGCGGTTGAACGGCGCGTAGAGCTTGCGCAGGCGCGCCACGGCGCGATCGCTCGATGCGCCGACGACGACCCGATCCGGCCTCAGGCAGTCTTCGACCGCATCGCCTTCCTTCAGGAATTCGGGGTTGGACACCACGTCGAACTCGATCTGGGCACCACGGGACGCCAACACGTCGTCGATGGCTCTGCGCACGCGGTCGGCCGTGCCCACCGGTACCGTGGACTTGTTGACCACCACCGCGTAGCGGTCCAGGTGGGTGCCGATCGTGCGCGCGACGCCGAGCACGTACTTCAGGTCGGCGCTGCCATCCTCATCGGGGGGCGTGCCCACCGCGATGAAGATGAGTTCGCCGTGGGCGATGGCGGGGGCGGGATCGGTGGTGAATTCCAGTTGTCCCGCGGCATGGTTGCGCTTGACGATGGGCTCCAGGCCGGGTTCGTAAATGGGAATGATGCCGTTGCGCAGGCCTTCCACCTTGGCCTCGTCCACGTCCACGCAGACCACGTGGTTTCCCATTTCCGCAAGACAGGCACCGGTGACGAGTCCCACGTAACCGGTGCCGAAGATCGTTACCTTCATGCGTATCGCCTTCTGAGCGTTGAATCAGAGATTCTGGTCGCGGTCCAGGTTGTATTGCGCACTGGTCGCGTTGTTGAGCAGCCCCGACGAGGGAAGCAGCTGGCTGATGAAGCGGTTCCAGCGGGTGATGCCCGCGGGACCGACATAAATGACGTCGCCAGGCTTGACGGAGAATTGCGAGGCCACGGCGTAGGCCGAAGGCGATGTGTTGTCGAGCTGGTAAATCGACGCGGGGGCCTTTTCCATGTCGTCGACGCCGCGGATCACGTAGACGGATTTGCCGCGCGCGCTCGCCTGGTTCAGGCCGCCCGAGCGGCCCAGCGCCTGGGTCAGGCTCAGGTCGCTGGTCTTGAAGGGAATGGCCTGCGGACGTCCCACTTCGCCGAGCACATACACCTCGTGGCGATCGTTGTACGGCAGGTAGATGCTGTCACCGCCCTTGAGATAGACCTCCTGGCTCCCCCCGGGCGAATGCGACAGGGCATCGAGGTCGAGATGGTATTCCTGGCCGTCGCGGCGCAGCACCACGTCCGACAGGTCGGCCAACTGCGCGTTCACGCCGGCGGCACCGATGGCCTGCGACAGCGTGAGGGGATTCACCGTGATGTTCTGCGGATCGGTTCTCACGAAGGCACCGCCGAGCGTCACCTTCTGGCTGCCGTAGGCCACGATGCTGATGTCGACCTGCGGTTTCTCGATGTATTTGGTCAGACGGTCGGTGATGGCGACGCGGAGCTCTTCCAGGGTGAGCCCGGAGGCCTTGAGCAGGCCCACGTAGGGGTAGAAGAGGGTGCCATCGGGCCTTACCAGGCGGCCGTTGGCGGACGTCTGTTGTTGCGAACCGGCCGGAGACGTCAGCTCGGGATGCTCCCAGATGGTGATGTAGAGCGAATCGCCCGGCCCGATGCGATAGGGCTCAGGGCGATAGGCCACCAGTCCGGGATCGATACCCGCCGAGACCGCGCTCGCCTTGTCCATGGCGATCAGCTTGGGCGTGATGGGGATCAGCTGGTAACGGCTCCCCGTCGCGCTCTCCTTGTCGTTCAGCTCGCCGGTTTTCATGTGCTGGCCGGGCGCCAGGACGCACGCGTTCAGGAAAAGGCAGCACCCGGCCAGACCGAGAGTCGGCAGAAACTTCATCGTTTGAGGGATCCTTCGGTCGCCTGGCTGCTCGGGGGCGAGCCATCGGCGCACTTGAACTCACGTTTCGTTAACGTAACGGGGGAGGCTGGGGGACATCTAGACGTCCAAACGTCGATTTGGCCTCAACGCGTGCCGGACGTTCCACCGGTGCCGCCGGTGCCGCCCGTACCTCCGGTACCACCCGTACCGCCCGTGCCATCGTTGCCGGTACCGGACGTATCGTTCGCCGTGGCGCCCGTCGCCGCCGCCATCGCAGCCGTGCCGGCACCGACGCGCGCGGGTGCCATGGCGCCTTTCGAAGCCTGTTTCGCCTCGTTCGGAGTGGCAACCCGCGGCGCCTGCGACGGCGAGGCGTCGTTCGTGGAGGCGCGACGGCTTTGGGCGAACGCGGGAACCGCTATCGCGAGAATCGTGCAGGCAAGCAACAGACGCTTCATCATCGTCTCCTGTTGGGATTTGAGGTGGGTGACGCGCACGTCGTGCACATTCATGAACGCGTATCGCGGTACGCGACGCATACGCCATTCACTGCCAACCGTCGTCGACAATCAAGTCAATACGCTGAACGTCGCGTTCGCGAAACTCTTTCTGTGACACGACACGCAAATTTTTGCCAATCGGATTGCTGTGAACTTCGTGGCGATGCAGCATCGGTCACAGCTACTCGCAAGTGAGAACACCTTGCACCACCGAACCCGGCGATCCTAGGGTCCGGTCTTACCGCGTGTTGTATCGGACAGCGCCCGAAGGATGGGGTGCACCGGTTCTACAGGGGGCACGTACCTTCCGGCGACCGTTTTTCAGGCGGTCGCAGCGCAGCCCAAGGTACTTGTCATGCAACTGACAAAAATCAACGCGTTACTGGATGTCGAGCTGCGCGCGATCGACCCGATGATCGCGGTCGCCGCCGCCCACATGGCCTACTTCATGCGCTTCGACACGGCGCCGATGAACAGCCTGTATACCGTCGCCCTGGTCATCCTCGTGCTGTTGACCCTGACCACGTCGGTGCTGTTCCGCGTATACGAGCAGTCCGTGGTGGAGCGCCCCGCCAGTCAATTTTTGCGCATCGCAGCATCGTGGTCGGTGGCGTTCGCGGGGCTTACGGTGCTGGGTTACCTGCTCAAGGCGAGCGAGCTTTATTCGCGCGGGTGGATGCTTCTCACGTTCGCCTTCGGCATCGCCCTGATGGCGATCTCGCGCATGGTGGCTGTATCCGTGGTGCGGCGACTTCGGCGTCGCGGCGAGGGCCTCGCCACATGCCTTCTCGTGGGTGCCACCGAGTCGGGCATCCACATGGCGAACCAGGTCGAATCCAATGCCGCGATGGGCATGAAGATCACCGCCTACGTAAAGACCACCTACGACCAGGGTCCGCTCGACGGCGTGCCGCTGGCCGGCTCGCTGCTCGAGCTGGACGATATCCTCAAGCGCGGCGAATGGGACCAGGTGCTCATCGCTTTGCCCATGACCGCGACGCGTGCGATCGACTACGTGCTTCACCGCATGGACCAGCATGTGATGGCGGTGAAGTTCGTGCCGGACATGCTCGGCCGGCAACTCATCAATCACCGCACGGAAGACTGTGCCGGCGTGCCCGTGGTGACGCTTCGCGAGAGCCCGCTCAACGGCCGCGCATGGCTTCTCAAGGGCGTCGAAGACCGGATCATCGCGGCAGGCATCCTGTTGCTGATCCTGCCCATGATGCTGATCCTCGCCGTGGGCGTGAAGCTCTCCAGTCCCGGGCCCGTCCTTTACCGGCAGCGCCGCATCGGCCTCGACGGCAAGGAATTCGAGATGCTGAAGTTCCGCTCGATGCCGGTCGACATGGAGAAGGGCGGTGCGGTGAAGTGGGGCGGTGCGCAGAACAAGACCACCACGCGCTTCGGCCGCTTCATCCGGCAGACGAGCCTCGACGAGCTTCCGCAGTTCATCAACGTGCTGCGCGGCGACATGTCGATCGTGGGACCGCGTCCCGAGCGCCCGATGTTCGTGCAGCAGTTCAAGGGCGAGATTGCTGGCTACATGCACAAGCACCTGGTCAAGGCGGGCATCACGGGCTGGGCACAGGTCAACGGTTGGCGCGGCGACACCGATCTCAACAAGCGCATCGAACACGACCTGTATTACATCAAGCATTGGTCGGTCGGGTTCGATCTCTGGATCATCTTCCTGACGATCTTCAAGGGGTTCGTGCACAGCGAACGCGCCACCTCCGTGCAGACCGGGCTCGCCGCCATGACGATGGCGAACACGGCCGACGAAAAATCACGCTGAATCGGGAATCGATCGCTTGAAGCTACTGATCTGCGGCGGCGCCGGCTACGTGGGATCGCACATGGTGCGTTACCTCGTGGAGCGGCGGCATGAGGTGGTCGTTTACGACGATTTGTCGACGGGACACCGGGCATCCGTTCCGGACGAGGTGACCTTCGTTCACGGCGACATCGGCGACGCCGGGAAGCTCGGCCGCGTCTTCGCCGGCCATCGCTTCGATGCGGTGATGCATTTCTGCGCCCGCTCCCTGGTGGGCGAATCGGTGGTCGATCCCTATGTCTACTACCAGAACAACATCGGCAACACGCTGGTCCTGCTCGCGGCGATGAACCAGGCGGGCGTGGACAAGCTGGTGTTTTCCTCGACGGCGGCCGTTTTCGGCCACCCCCACGCCGAAACCATCGACGAGTCGCACCCGACGGAGCCGATCAATCCGTACGGACAGAGCAAGCTGATGGTGGAGAAAGTGCTGGCCGACGCGGCCCGCGCCTATGGCCTGAGATCGGTCGCCCTACGGTACTTCAACGCGGCGGGTGCCGATCCCTCGGCGACCATCGGCGAGGCGCACGATCCGGAGACGCATCTCATCCCCAACGTGCTCAAGGCCGTGTTGGGTCAGGGCGGCGGACTGAAGGTGTTCGGTGCGGATTACGACACGCGCGACGGCACCTGCGTGCGTGACTACGTCCACGTGAACGACCTGGCGTCCGCGCACCTGCTGGCCATCGAATACCTGGCGGAGCACGAGGGGGCCTTCCGGTTCAACCTGGGCAACGGTTCGGGGTTCAGCGTGAAAGAGGTGATCGCCGCGGCGGAACGCGTGACCGGTCGTCCCGTGCCGCACGAGTTCGCGCCGCGAAGGCCGGGTGATCCCGCGACGTTGGTGGCCTCGAGTCGTCAAGCACGGGAAAAGCTCGGCTGGAAGCCCGTGGTGGATGTACTCGACGACATCCTGAGCAGCGCATGGCGTTGGCACCAGGAGCCCAGGTACTAGGACGGGACACATCTTCCTCACGTCGTTCCAGCGCAGGCGGGAACCAGCGCCTTGCATCGGGTTTTCGCGAGGACGTCGTTCGGCTCTTCGCTCGCACGGGTACCGAGGCCCTGGGCTCCTGCTCACGCAGGAGCGATGGTGGGATCAGGCAAGCTTCGCTATAAGGTCCAACGCGTTCGGCACGGCCTTCCCGTCGACGAAACACGCCTTCACCAACGCGTTCACCTGCGCCAGCGTGGGCCGCTTTTCCTTGAACCGTTCCGGCAACGCGTCCCCCGCGTGGAACTGGTTCTCGCCCAGTCGTGTCTTCGTCGCCTTGGCCATGTCCACGCCGGGCGATCGCGGCGAGACCACGATATTGTCGTGAATGGCGGTATCGTCGGGCACGCCCTTCCAGCTTGTCGCCCGGAATACCGTCGTCTCCGCTCCGGCCACCGGTTTCTCGGGGATGATGATGATGTTGTTGTAGATCTGGCTCCCGTCCACCGGCCCCGAAATGCGCAGCGATGACGCTCCCGTCTTGCGCAAGGCGTCGTTGATGCTCACGTTGTAGCGCACGATGGTGCCCGTGTTGCCGATCGAGCCCGCGCTCCTTCCGTCGTTGCAGACCAGTGCCATGCCACCCGCGTTATCGTGGCTGTAGTTGTACTGGATGATCGTATGGCGGCAATGGAAGTCGGCGTCGTACGCCTGCCCATCCGCATAGGCCCGATGCCCGCTGACTTCGTTGTACTGGATGGTGGTGTTGTCGCAATCGAAGGGCCAGATGCCCGCGGCGGCCTCGCCCCGGGGCAGTTCGCCGCAGTCGCTTACGGTGTTGCGTTCCACGAGCGCGCCGTCGCAGCCCTTGACGAGGATGCAATCGCCCGGCACGCGGCGAATGCGATTGCCGCGCACGACCACGCCGCTGGCCAGCCCCGTCTTGCGGTTGCCGGCGGCAAGGAAAAGGATGCCGTCTCGTCCCGCGTCGTCGATCGTGTTGTCGGTGATGACCAGGCCGTCATGGCGCGAATTGCCCTTGGCTTCCACCAGGATGGCGCTGCCGCCCCCCTCCTTCTTCACGGAAGATCCGTTGACGTCGCGGACGGTCAGGCCCTGCAGCACGATGCCGTGCACGACGCCGGCGTCCTGGTGGAAGAGGTGCACACCGGTCCGGCGTGGCGCGGGTTGGGGGCCCCGGTTGGATACCGTGAGGTTCCGCACCGTCCAGTACTCGACGTTCTGCAATCGAATCGTCGAAGGGCTTCGGCCGTCGGCATGCAGGTGCGGTGGGGCGCCTTCGCCGTAGGCGTCCACCGTGACGGGCGCGCCGGCGCGACCCGACCCCTTCGCCAGCAGCGCGCCGGGGTAGTCACCGTCACGCTTGAACAGGAGCCGGTCCCCCGGGGCGAAGGTCGTCCGGTTCACGCGGTCCAGGCTGCGCCAGGCTTGGGTCGCGCTCTTTCCGTCATGGGCGTCGTTGCCGGCGGCGCCGTCGACGTAATAAGTGGTTCCCGTACCCGCCGCACGCAGCGTGGCGAGGGGAAGGAGGGCCGTGACGCCGGTGGCCCAGACCGAATGGCGCAGAAACGTCCTGCGATCCATGATGTCCTCCGTCAGCGTCGTTCGCTGAGCGAATAGCGATAGACTCCGCCGTGTTTGCGCAGCATGTAGGCGAACCCGGCGAGGTGCTTGAGGGTGAGCCGGGAAAACTTGCGCGTGCGCCGCTTGTAGTCGTGCACCACGGAGATCTTCCGGCTGTAGTAATTGCGCAGGCCCAGCTTGCGGGTGCGCACGCAGAACTCGGCGTCTTCCGGACCGAAGAAAATCCTGTCGTCATAGCCCATGAGGCGGGCGGCGGTGTCCTTCGTGAAGGTCTGGTTCGCACCGAGCACGTAGTCGACCTCCATCGGATCGGCGCTTTCGTCGAAACGGGTGTCGAGCATCAGGTGTCGCTCCAGCTCGCGCCTGACGAAGCCGAGCATGCGGCTGGCCGGAATACGCGCGGCGATGGGCTGGTAGAACCGGGGAAAACGGCGCGTCGAGTCCTGGCGCGTGCGATCGACGTTGAGCAGCTGGAATCCGACCACGCCCGCGTCCGGATGCGTACGAAAGAACTCCTCCACGATCGCGCCGGGATCGGCCGTGAGGAAGATGGTGTCGTTGTCCAGCGTCATGCAGTACTTGCCTCGGGCGAGGAAGAGGCCGCGATTGCGGGCAGGACCCACCCCGTGGTTGTGCTCGAGGGGAAAATACCGGATCCGCGGCAACGTGGCGACGAATTCGGCGCTGCCGTCGCGCGAGCCGTTGTCCACGACGATCACTTCGTCGCGCTCGAAATCCACCTTGTCCATCAGCGACAGAAGGCAGCGCTCCAGGTTTTCCCGTTCGTTCCAGGTGATGATGATGATCGACAGGCGCACGTCGGCTTCGCTCATGGCGATGCTCCTAGGGGGGATTGGGCTGGGCTCTGGGCGCGTTCGCGCATCGATGAAGGGGTGATGACCTCGTTGGCCTTCACCACGAAGCCGTCGGGAATGACCACGGGGCCGAAGATGCAGGCACCGGTGCCGATGGTGACGTTGTCGCCGATCACCGGCGTGCCGTCGCCCGGCCAGCGGTTGCCGATGCACACGCGCGCGTAGAGCGTGCAGTTGGCGCCGAGGGTGCTCTTGCCGTTCACGATGATGCCGAACGCGTGGTAGATCACCAGGCCCGGACCGATGGTCGCCGTGGTCGGCAGGTAGCACTTGAAGACGAACTCGGCCACCTTTTCCAGCACCCGGAAGGGCGCATGGAACGGCGTGCCGCGCGCGGTGGCGAGCAGGCGATAGGTGAGGATCACCCAGAACGACTGGTCGAGCATCCACCACGCCATGCCGCGAAAGCCGGGCAAGGACTTCAGGCGCTTCACGTCGGCGCGAAAATCGTCAAGCATGGGCGGGATCCGGGCGACCGAGGGGGGAACGGCTCTTCAGCCATGCGTTGCGCTCGCGCGTACGCGCATCCGCCTCGACCCGCAGGCGGCCGAGGCGCTTGTCGCGCTGGGCATAGAACATGCCCACGAAAAACCAGAAGTAGGCCTCGTAACCGCTGAACTCGATGAACGCCAGCATCAGGTAGCAGAGCAGGAACGCCTTGACGTTGCCCTGCTGGCCGTCGGTGCGGGAAAACAGGATGTGCCCGGCCAGCGCCAGGAAGAGCAGCAACGACTGAACGCCGCCTTCGAGGAGGAACTGGAGATAGATGTCGTGGACGTTGTTCTCGACGAACTCCAGGCCGGAGATCTGCTCCATCACCGGAACGCCGTTACCCACGCCGTAGCCCATCAGGTTGTGTTCGAGTGCGGTACCCGCGCTGGTCCAGAGGGCGAGGCGGCCGACGTTCTTCTGCTCCAGCTGCGTTTCGGCCTGAAGGTTGAATCGGTCGATCACGGGGATGTCGATCACGGAGGACAGCACCAGGCCCGCCACCAGCACCACCGCCGCCACGCCGATGAAGGTGTAGAAGTAATAGTGGCGCGTCTTGCGCATGCGGTAGGCGGCGATGCCGATCGACACGGCCGTGCCCAGCAGGCCCGACCGGGACAGCATCATGCCGCTGGTGAGCAGGGCGATGCCGGCGGCGATGGGATAGACGCGCGTGCCGATGAGCAGGATCGACAACAGGGCCAGCAGGCTGGCCTCGATGTTGCGGCCGCCCGTGGACATGTAGAGCACGCTGGAGGTGGTTTCGCTGCGCGTATAGATGGCGCCGAGCTGGCCCGCGTATACGGCATCGCGCAGCAGGATGAAGGCGATGCAGCACCCGAGTATCCAGACGAAGATCCTGCGCAGGTCCAGGTCGTCGAGCTTGCGGCCGAAGACCGTGCCGAGGAAGTAGGAGGCCGCCACGAACACGATCAGGGTCGAGCGGAGCCCGCCGCCGTACGACGCGGACGCCGCCAGCGAGGTGCCCATCATGGTCGCTATGAAGGCCGTGGCCGGGTTCACCTTGAGATAGCGCACGGCGGGCAGGTAGATCACCGGCATCAGGAGAAGCAGCAGGTGATAGACGTTCACGTGCGACTTGCTCTCGGTACTGTGCGTGAGCGGAATCTGCACGAAGATCATCGCGATCAGCAGCACCGCCGCGGCCCGGGTCTTTCGGATGACCATCAGCCCAGCGCCACGCCGAAGAACTTGTGGATCAGCACCTTCACGGTCGACTTGTAGCCTCCCAGCGAGACGTTGCGGGCGATGTCGGCCAGGGGAGGGCGCTCGCGGTTCATCACGTACTGGATGTTGCGATGGTTGCGCAGCTGGTCGGCGTTCATCAGGCGCGCGTGCTTGGCGATGAAACGCTCGCTCCCTTCGGCCCGGCGGCTGGAATTGCGGATGCGCGCGCGTGAACGATCGTCGTCGACGAACGACAACAACGCCTTCGATCGCACGGCGGGACCATACCGATCCATCATCCGGATCCACATGTCGTAGTCCTGCCAGGACGGCATGGCCTCGTCGAAACCGCCCAGCTCGCGCATGCGCGACAGCTCGGTCAGCACCTGGTTGCCCGCCAGGTTGGCGTAGAGCATCGAACCGAGGTCGATCGGATCGACGCGGTGCAGCT
This window of the Luteibacter aegosomatis genome carries:
- a CDS encoding polysaccharide biosynthesis/export family protein produces the protein MKFLPTLGLAGCCLFLNACVLAPGQHMKTGELNDKESATGSRYQLIPITPKLIAMDKASAVSAGIDPGLVAYRPEPYRIGPGDSLYITIWEHPELTSPAGSQQQTSANGRLVRPDGTLFYPYVGLLKASGLTLEELRVAITDRLTKYIEKPQVDISIVAYGSQKVTLGGAFVRTDPQNITVNPLTLSQAIGAAGVNAQLADLSDVVLRRDGQEYHLDLDALSHSPGGSQEVYLKGGDSIYLPYNDRHEVYVLGEVGRPQAIPFKTSDLSLTQALGRSGGLNQASARGKSVYVIRGVDDMEKAPASIYQLDNTSPSAYAVASQFSVKPGDVIYVGPAGITRWNRFISQLLPSSGLLNNATSAQYNLDRDQNL
- a CDS encoding undecaprenyl-phosphate glucose phosphotransferase is translated as MQLTKINALLDVELRAIDPMIAVAAAHMAYFMRFDTAPMNSLYTVALVILVLLTLTTSVLFRVYEQSVVERPASQFLRIAASWSVAFAGLTVLGYLLKASELYSRGWMLLTFAFGIALMAISRMVAVSVVRRLRRRGEGLATCLLVGATESGIHMANQVESNAAMGMKITAYVKTTYDQGPLDGVPLAGSLLELDDILKRGEWDQVLIALPMTATRAIDYVLHRMDQHVMAVKFVPDMLGRQLINHRTEDCAGVPVVTLRESPLNGRAWLLKGVEDRIIAAGILLLILPMMLILAVGVKLSSPGPVLYRQRRIGLDGKEFEMLKFRSMPVDMEKGGAVKWGGAQNKTTTRFGRFIRQTSLDELPQFINVLRGDMSIVGPRPERPMFVQQFKGEIAGYMHKHLVKAGITGWAQVNGWRGDTDLNKRIEHDLYYIKHWSVGFDLWIIFLTIFKGFVHSERATSVQTGLAAMTMANTADEKSR
- the galE gene encoding UDP-glucose 4-epimerase GalE, which codes for MKLLICGGAGYVGSHMVRYLVERRHEVVVYDDLSTGHRASVPDEVTFVHGDIGDAGKLGRVFAGHRFDAVMHFCARSLVGESVVDPYVYYQNNIGNTLVLLAAMNQAGVDKLVFSSTAAVFGHPHAETIDESHPTEPINPYGQSKLMVEKVLADAARAYGLRSVALRYFNAAGADPSATIGEAHDPETHLIPNVLKAVLGQGGGLKVFGADYDTRDGTCVRDYVHVNDLASAHLLAIEYLAEHEGAFRFNLGNGSGFSVKEVIAAAERVTGRPVPHEFAPRRPGDPATLVASSRQAREKLGWKPVVDVLDDILSSAWRWHQEPRY
- a CDS encoding right-handed parallel beta-helix repeat-containing protein — its product is MDRRTFLRHSVWATGVTALLPLATLRAAGTGTTYYVDGAAGNDAHDGKSATQAWRSLDRVNRTTFAPGDRLLFKRDGDYPGALLAKGSGRAGAPVTVDAYGEGAPPHLHADGRSPSTIRLQNVEYWTVRNLTVSNRGPQPAPRRTGVHLFHQDAGVVHGIVLQGLTVRDVNGSSVKKEGGGSAILVEAKGNSRHDGLVITDNTIDDAGRDGILFLAAGNRKTGLASGVVVRGNRIRRVPGDCILVKGCDGALVERNTVSDCGELPRGEAAAGIWPFDCDNTTIQYNEVSGHRAYADGQAYDADFHCRHTIIQYNYSHDNAGGMALVCNDGRSAGSIGNTGTIVRYNVSINDALRKTGASSLRISGPVDGSQIYNNIIIIPEKPVAGAETTVFRATSWKGVPDDTAIHDNIVVSPRSPGVDMAKATKTRLGENQFHAGDALPERFKEKRPTLAQVNALVKACFVDGKAVPNALDLIAKLA
- a CDS encoding UDP-glucose dehydrogenase family protein; this translates as MKVTIFGTGYVGLVTGACLAEMGNHVVCVDVDEAKVEGLRNGIIPIYEPGLEPIVKRNHAAGQLEFTTDPAPAIAHGELIFIAVGTPPDEDGSADLKYVLGVARTIGTHLDRYAVVVNKSTVPVGTADRVRRAIDDVLASRGAQIEFDVVSNPEFLKEGDAVEDCLRPDRVVVGASSDRAVARLRKLYAPFNRNHDRMVVMDERSAELTKYAANAMLATKISFMNEIANIAERVGADVELVRQGIGADPRIGYHFIYPGVGYGGSCFPKDVQALERIARSHDYDARLLSMVEAVNHSQKTRLFEQIHRHFDGKLQGRTVALWGLAFKPNTDDMREAPSRRLMESLWDAGVRVRAYDPEARAETSRIYGQRADLVLCDSPYDALAGADVLALATEWKAFRSPDFARIKAALKEPAIFDGRNLYDPQVVEDAGIAYYGIGRGRSLQR
- a CDS encoding O-antigen ligase family protein, encoding MVIRKTRAAAVLLIAMIFVQIPLTHSTESKSHVNVYHLLLLLMPVIYLPAVRYLKVNPATAFIATMMGTSLAASASYGGGLRSTLIVFVAASYFLGTVFGRKLDDLDLRRIFVWILGCCIAFILLRDAVYAGQLGAIYTRSETTSSVLYMSTGGRNIEASLLALLSILLIGTRVYPIAAGIALLTSGMMLSRSGLLGTAVSIGIAAYRMRKTRHYYFYTFIGVAAVVLVAGLVLSSVIDIPVIDRFNLQAETQLEQKNVGRLALWTSAGTALEHNLMGYGVGNGVPVMEQISGLEFVENNVHDIYLQFLLEGGVQSLLLFLALAGHILFSRTDGQQGNVKAFLLCYLMLAFIEFSGYEAYFWFFVGMFYAQRDKRLGRLRVEADARTRERNAWLKSRSPLGRPDPAHA
- a CDS encoding glycosyltransferase, whose translation is MSEADVRLSIIIITWNERENLERCLLSLMDKVDFERDEVIVVDNGSRDGSAEFVATLPRIRYFPLEHNHGVGPARNRGLFLARGKYCMTLDNDTIFLTADPGAIVEEFFRTHPDAGVVGFQLLNVDRTRQDSTRRFPRFYQPIAARIPASRMLGFVRRELERHLMLDTRFDESADPMEVDYVLGANQTFTKDTAARLMGYDDRIFFGPEDAEFCVRTRKLGLRNYYSRKISVVHDYKRRTRKFSRLTLKHLAGFAYMLRKHGGVYRYSLSERR
- a CDS encoding glycosyltransferase family 2 protein, with translation MALVSVYIPTRNRSALLRRAIDSVLAQTYPHIEILVCDEASTDDTPELIESYARTHPDRFTYLRNDTPQGACRARNRCIEQATGTYVTGLDDDDLFHPQRVQCLVDLYRRHSPSFACSRFRYFQSMDQIAGIAGRAFGDAELHRVDPIDLGSMLYANLAGNQVLTELSRMRELGGFDEAMPSWQDYDMWIRMMDRYGPAVRSKALLSFVDDDRSRARIRNSSRRAEGSERFIAKHARLMNADQLRNHRNIQYVMNRERPPLADIARNVSLGGYKSTVKVLIHKFFGVALG
- a CDS encoding serine O-acetyltransferase, coding for MLDDFRADVKRLKSLPGFRGMAWWMLDQSFWVILTYRLLATARGTPFHAPFRVLEKVAEFVFKCYLPTTATIGPGLVIYHAFGIIVNGKSTLGANCTLYARVCIGNRWPGDGTPVIGDNVTIGTGACIFGPVVIPDGFVVKANEVITPSSMRERAQSPAQSPLGASP